A stretch of Pseudorhodobacter turbinis DNA encodes these proteins:
- a CDS encoding IS1595 family transposase, giving the protein MQRYRCDCCLRTYSGLTGTQICGLHRHDLFLEVIRNMLSDTPLSCRKLAARLGLTKDTIWRWRMIILESLAEACDKDFSGVVEVDETYQRESRKGSREWANHAANSNQHPAPPRPQWYVYRSGRIKMARGLSQWQIPLLTVMDRGGRRLFAPIANRRNRTIEIALAPIVPDDAVLCSDGMRAYRAFCKKHSLTHYEVSNKPGKRVVAGAFHIQNVNALHARYDAFIRPFCGPATKYLHRYLRWFLLRAKIKPEAAFRSILAAA; this is encoded by the coding sequence GTGCAGCGATATCGTTGCGACTGCTGTTTGCGAACTTACTCTGGGCTGACCGGAACCCAGATCTGCGGACTGCACCGGCACGATCTTTTCTTGGAGGTTATTCGGAATATGCTATCGGACACGCCCCTCTCGTGTCGCAAGCTCGCCGCGCGTCTTGGGCTTACGAAAGATACGATATGGCGGTGGCGGATGATCATTCTGGAGTCACTTGCAGAGGCTTGTGACAAGGATTTCTCTGGCGTTGTGGAGGTCGATGAGACCTATCAGCGAGAAAGCCGGAAGGGCTCTCGTGAATGGGCAAATCACGCGGCTAACTCTAACCAGCATCCCGCGCCGCCTCGGCCGCAGTGGTATGTTTATCGCAGCGGACGGATCAAGATGGCACGTGGCCTCTCGCAGTGGCAGATTCCTTTGCTGACGGTGATGGATCGGGGCGGCAGGCGTCTCTTCGCACCGATCGCAAACCGTCGAAACCGGACAATCGAAATCGCTCTGGCGCCGATTGTTCCAGATGATGCGGTGTTATGTAGCGATGGTATGAGGGCATATCGCGCTTTCTGCAAAAAGCACAGCCTCACACACTACGAGGTCTCGAACAAACCTGGGAAACGTGTCGTCGCCGGTGCGTTTCACATCCAGAACGTCAATGCGTTGCACGCGCGATATGATGCTTTTATCCGGCCGTTCTGCGGACCAGCGACGAAATATCTCCATCGCTATCTGCGCTGGTTCCTTCTTCGCGCCAAGATCAAGCCCGAAGCCGCATTTCGGAGCATCCTCGCAGCAGCCTGA
- a CDS encoding response regulator has product MDIVDRLAKERRARMAAERLLEQKQRELYAANEKLALHARALSSQIVEQRHVTKAAVTQAEMLKGQNLQFISDLEAAHTTAVMAERRLHDSFNALHDAFAIFDSSARLRVANRAYLAPYADYNIGPGTPYKEIAKISAEEGIFDIGDATPDEWVERMLARWDGFPIEPEVVQMANGEWFRLVDQRARDGDTVCLALNITEQMRIWAALEALPDGFVLFDREENLMKCNQRYREVYPESAEAMQPGTPYEVILRAGLEKGVYVDAIGREEAWLEERVGRVLDGPVVREQQLADGRWLRVLDQPTPDGGRVGLRVDITQQKEQQAALEVARKEAEAANRAKSAFLANMSHEIRTPMNGVVGMAELLCDTALTEEQRLFADTIRSSGEALLVIINDILDYSKIEAERLTLHPEPFDLERLIHEVAMLLQPRARERGLDLMIDFDLFLPTRFVGDAGRLRQVLTNLVGNAVKFTEKGYVLIRIVGIETEPQQQQLHISVEDSGIGIPADQLDLVFGEFNQVEAEANRKFEGTGLGLAITKSLIERMGGSVWVDSEVGKGSCFGFRLVLPVAEEQTTRQTSVSLRRALVVDDQFINRTILERQLVTYGMEVRLCRSGAEVLAVLAVDSAYDLLITDHEMPEMNGIELAERVRELGLDLPIVLFSSNPAGAREGAGAVHLAAVMQKPLLRAELYRKLQNLSGPDKSALPSPEVAPKPRAGQMMRVLAAEDNRTNQLVFRKMVKDFSIELVFANNGHEAVNLFESFKPDLIFMDISMPEMDGKEAARAIREKEKISGGHVPIVALTAHAMEGDDTSILAAGIDKYLTKPLRKTAITAELVRHCPKTALPVIEIQPA; this is encoded by the coding sequence ATGGATATCGTGGACAGGTTGGCCAAAGAACGGCGCGCTCGTATGGCGGCAGAACGGTTGCTGGAGCAAAAGCAGCGGGAGCTTTACGCAGCCAATGAAAAGCTGGCCCTGCATGCACGTGCCCTTTCCAGCCAGATTGTCGAACAACGCCACGTTACCAAAGCCGCCGTGACCCAAGCGGAGATGCTTAAAGGGCAGAATCTGCAGTTTATATCCGATCTGGAAGCGGCGCACACAACTGCCGTGATGGCCGAACGCCGGTTGCACGATTCTTTCAATGCCCTGCACGACGCCTTTGCGATATTTGATTCCAGTGCGCGCCTGCGGGTGGCAAACCGTGCCTATCTTGCCCCCTATGCCGATTATAATATTGGCCCGGGAACGCCATACAAGGAAATTGCTAAGATCTCGGCAGAGGAGGGAATTTTCGACATCGGCGATGCGACACCCGATGAATGGGTGGAGCGTATGCTTGCCCGCTGGGACGGTTTTCCGATTGAGCCGGAAGTTGTGCAGATGGCCAATGGTGAATGGTTTCGTCTTGTCGATCAGCGCGCGCGTGATGGTGATACGGTGTGCCTTGCGCTGAATATCACCGAACAGATGCGCATTTGGGCGGCGCTGGAGGCGCTACCGGACGGGTTCGTGTTGTTTGATCGCGAAGAAAACCTGATGAAATGCAATCAGCGCTACCGTGAAGTCTATCCCGAAAGCGCCGAGGCCATGCAGCCCGGCACACCCTACGAAGTAATTCTGCGCGCAGGGTTGGAGAAGGGCGTTTATGTTGATGCTATCGGTCGCGAAGAAGCCTGGCTGGAGGAACGCGTCGGGCGCGTCCTCGATGGCCCCGTGGTGCGTGAGCAACAGCTTGCAGATGGCCGTTGGCTGCGTGTGTTGGACCAGCCAACACCTGACGGGGGGCGCGTGGGTCTGCGGGTCGATATTACCCAGCAAAAAGAACAGCAAGCCGCGCTGGAGGTGGCCCGCAAAGAAGCGGAAGCCGCAAACCGTGCGAAATCAGCATTTCTTGCAAATATGAGCCATGAAATCCGCACTCCGATGAACGGGGTTGTCGGTATGGCTGAATTGCTGTGCGATACAGCGCTGACCGAAGAACAGCGTCTGTTTGCTGATACCATCCGTTCATCGGGTGAGGCGCTTTTGGTCATTATCAATGACATCCTCGACTACTCCAAGATCGAGGCGGAACGGTTGACCCTCCATCCCGAACCTTTTGACCTGGAGCGGCTGATCCATGAGGTTGCGATGCTGTTGCAACCCAGAGCCCGTGAACGCGGGCTGGACCTGATGATTGATTTCGACTTGTTCCTGCCAACGCGTTTTGTCGGTGATGCCGGTCGTTTGCGGCAGGTGCTGACAAACTTGGTCGGCAATGCGGTAAAGTTTACCGAAAAGGGTTATGTTTTGATCCGCATCGTCGGCATCGAAACCGAACCACAGCAGCAGCAACTTCATATTTCGGTGGAGGATAGCGGTATAGGAATCCCGGCTGATCAGCTGGACCTGGTCTTTGGAGAATTCAATCAGGTGGAAGCCGAAGCAAACCGTAAATTTGAAGGTACGGGTCTTGGCCTTGCGATTACAAAAAGCTTGATTGAACGTATGGGCGGCAGCGTATGGGTAGATAGTGAGGTTGGAAAAGGCTCTTGCTTTGGGTTCCGGCTGGTTCTGCCTGTCGCAGAGGAACAGACAACAAGGCAGACATCCGTGTCCCTGAGGCGTGCGCTGGTGGTGGATGACCAATTCATCAACCGTACAATCCTTGAACGGCAATTGGTTACCTATGGCATGGAAGTAAGGCTTTGCCGTTCAGGCGCTGAGGTACTGGCAGTGCTGGCGGTCGACAGTGCGTATGATCTGCTTATCACCGACCATGAGATGCCAGAAATGAACGGCATTGAGTTGGCTGAACGGGTTCGCGAACTGGGGCTTGATCTGCCTATTGTCCTGTTCTCCTCCAATCCGGCGGGGGCGAGGGAAGGGGCAGGCGCGGTGCATCTGGCTGCGGTAATGCAGAAGCCTCTACTGCGCGCTGAACTCTATCGTAAGTTGCAGAATTTGTCTGGCCCTGACAAATCAGCGCTACCAAGCCCTGAAGTTGCGCCCAAGCCAAGAGCCGGGCAGATGATGCGTGTTCTGGCCGCCGAAGACAACCGGACAAACCAACTTGTATTCCGCAAGATGGTAAAAGATTTCAGCATAGAATTGGTCTTCGCAAATAACGGGCATGAGGCGGTAAACCTCTTTGAAAGCTTCAAGCCGGATCTGATCTTTATGGATATTTCCATGCCCGAAATGGATGGTAAAGAAGCAGCCCGTGCTATCCGCGAAAAGGAAAAAATTAGCGGCGGCCATGTGCCGATTGTGGCGTTGACGGCACATGCTATGGAGGGTGATGATACCTCTATCCTTGCCGCTGGAATCGATAAGTATCTTACCAAGCCGCTACGTAAAACTGCCATTACAGCAGAATTGGTCCGTCACTGCCCGAAAACAGCCCTTCCGGTCATTGAAATTCAGCCTGCCTAA
- a CDS encoding alpha-2-macroglobulin family protein, translating into MAQFRKRNFGVVFAAILGLALPLAAQDLVPEKRFVLSRDVDLPGGDIASLFDTNLAACQKACTTNTACTAITFNSRNGSCFLKAGPGAPADYAGAFSGYVAKAAPGAATLAQTRAKELDFLRPDDFTNAHSLATGLAARHLTGQWTAQDHLAEAASAEAAGSPARAGAHVGAALNITDAAIDWAEYARLLRAAAASDSEARSELQDRALAATINGYLRAEHPALRHGILVEMAEVLEDRGRGRDMVPALRLAQSLQARSDTETALDAAIAKYGFRVTEHDVQSDSARPRICAQFSDDLAQTADDFAKFVQLDATGLTVEKSGDRQLCVEGVSHGARHTLTFRAGIPAADGQVTVNPVTITAYVRDRTPALRFAGRAYVLPKLGEGAALPIDSVNADKADLALFRVTDRNILRAIQDDYFGDPMPYWREADFARSIGANIWQGSAELAMEVNRDMTTRLPMAEALADQGAGIFALRASIPGTDGDDTAPAWQWFVVSDLGISTLSGTDGLHVVVRSLGTAGAKTGVSVDLLSRSNEVLGTVETDAQGYARFPAGLTRGQGALAPAMVVAKEGDTDMAFLSLTDPEFDLSDRGVEGREPAPPIDVFLTTDRGAYRAGETVYATALTRDAGAQAIEGLPLTAIVKRPDGVEYSRTLSQGTGGGHVFALPIAGSAPRGVWRLELRADLDAAPLTAKTFLVEDFLPERIDFTLTLPETPLRLGDRPNLTVKADYLFGAPGADLAIEGDVILRAAKGLAAFPGYRFGLEDEPFQTRMDGFGGQTTDSDGHATIALPLPEVDDPARPLEVTVVTRIAEGSGRPVERRVTRALQPSAAMIGVKPMFEDVVREGSDAQFSLVAVGPDATPVPMTVSWELSRIETRYQWYQEYGNWNWEPVTRRTRVAEGRADLEAATEISAAVEWGEYELTITQTDGGVAQTSTRFYAGWYAPADVTSTPDTLELSLDKPAYKPGEEAQLRIVPRAAGTALVSVLSNRLVTMKVVEVTAGENIIPMEVTDDWGAGVYVTASVLRPMDVAAGRNPARAMGLAHATIDPGHKALDAVIEVADEVAPRGPLEVAVKLDGVAAGETAYATIAAVDVGILNLTSFASPDPKGHYFGQRKLGVGIRDVYGRLIDGLNGAAGVVRSGGDAAAQARLEAPPPTEELVAYFSGPVTVGADGYARATFDLPSFNGTVRVMAVAWSKTGVGQAEADVLVRDPVVVTASLPRFMSPGDESRMLLEIMHAKGPAGRMGLDITAEGLTLGEVPSGFDLEEGGKATFAVPVMAGPEGLQTVSVSLTTPDGKQLTKALTIPVQRNDPEIARTTRLELAAGATFTLDQATFDGFAPGSGLATMAVGPIARLDAPGLLAALDRYPYGCTEQVTSRALPLIYFDQVAQAMQLKGAEDIALRITQAVEEVLTNQSSEGGFGLWGPSQGDYWLDAYVTDFLSRARTQGHTVPDRAFRSALDNLRNRVNYTADFDEGGEALAYALMVLAREGAAAIGDLRYYADVKADAFATPIAQAQLGAALASYGDQRRADMMFSRAGAQIASYQSLDDAQVYRIDYGTRRRDVAAVLTLAVEAGSEVLDTEALAVALRPDGRNLSTQEATWTLLAANALIDGPGADGITLNGQPVDGPLVRVLKTGSEPVAVTNGSGKPATLTLTAYGVPEVPGPAAGNGYAITRNYFTMEGAPVSLQSGVAAGDRMVVVLEVIPFGKAEARLMVADPLPAGFEIDNPNLLRGGDVGGLDWLDVQNEAEHTEFRQDRFISQVDWQGQNAMRLAYVVRAVSPGSFHHPAASVEDMYRPDYRAQTAAGRVMITQ; encoded by the coding sequence ATGGCGCAATTTCGCAAACGCAACTTCGGTGTAGTTTTCGCGGCAATCCTAGGTTTGGCCCTGCCCCTAGCCGCACAGGATCTGGTTCCCGAAAAGCGATTTGTGCTGTCGCGCGATGTGGATTTGCCGGGGGGCGATATTGCATCGCTTTTCGATACCAATCTGGCGGCCTGCCAAAAGGCCTGCACCACCAATACCGCTTGCACCGCGATCACCTTCAATTCGCGCAATGGCTCGTGCTTTTTAAAGGCCGGACCGGGCGCGCCTGCCGATTATGCGGGCGCTTTTTCGGGCTATGTGGCCAAGGCAGCCCCCGGCGCAGCCACGCTTGCCCAAACCCGCGCGAAGGAGCTTGATTTCCTGCGGCCAGATGATTTCACCAATGCGCACAGCCTTGCGACCGGCCTTGCCGCGCGGCATCTGACCGGCCAATGGACCGCCCAAGACCATCTGGCCGAGGCAGCAAGCGCCGAAGCCGCCGGTAGCCCCGCCCGCGCCGGTGCCCATGTCGGTGCCGCGCTGAACATCACCGATGCCGCGATTGACTGGGCCGAATACGCGCGCCTGTTGCGGGCCGCCGCTGCAAGCGATTCCGAGGCCCGCAGCGAACTACAAGACCGCGCCCTTGCCGCCACGATCAACGGCTATCTGCGGGCGGAGCACCCTGCCCTGCGCCACGGTATTCTGGTGGAGATGGCCGAGGTTCTGGAAGACCGTGGCCGGGGTCGCGACATGGTGCCCGCGCTACGGCTTGCGCAATCCTTGCAGGCCCGCAGCGATACCGAAACGGCCTTGGACGCGGCCATCGCGAAATACGGCTTTCGCGTAACTGAACATGATGTGCAATCCGACAGCGCCCGCCCCCGGATTTGCGCGCAATTTTCCGATGATCTGGCCCAAACCGCCGATGATTTCGCCAAGTTCGTGCAGTTGGATGCAACCGGCCTGACGGTCGAAAAATCCGGCGACCGCCAGCTTTGTGTTGAGGGGGTCTCTCACGGGGCGCGCCATACGCTGACCTTCCGCGCGGGCATTCCGGCAGCAGACGGGCAGGTAACGGTGAACCCCGTGACAATCACCGCCTATGTCCGCGATCGCACGCCCGCTTTGCGCTTTGCCGGACGGGCCTATGTGCTGCCGAAACTGGGCGAAGGGGCTGCCCTTCCCATTGACTCCGTGAATGCCGACAAGGCGGATTTGGCCCTGTTTCGCGTGACCGACCGCAACATCCTGCGGGCCATTCAGGATGATTATTTCGGCGATCCGATGCCCTATTGGCGCGAGGCTGACTTTGCCCGCAGCATCGGCGCAAATATCTGGCAGGGCAGCGCCGAGCTTGCGATGGAGGTCAACCGCGACATGACCACCCGCCTGCCAATGGCCGAGGCCCTAGCCGACCAAGGCGCAGGGATTTTCGCGCTGCGGGCCAGCATTCCCGGCACGGATGGTGATGATACCGCCCCCGCATGGCAATGGTTTGTGGTCTCGGACCTTGGGATCAGCACCCTGAGCGGCACCGACGGGCTGCATGTCGTGGTGCGCAGCCTTGGTACGGCCGGTGCCAAAACTGGCGTTTCCGTGGATCTGCTCAGCCGCAGCAATGAGGTTTTGGGCACGGTGGAGACCGATGCGCAGGGCTATGCACGTTTTCCGGCAGGTTTGACACGGGGCCAAGGGGCGCTTGCCCCCGCGATGGTCGTCGCCAAAGAGGGCGATACCGATATGGCGTTCCTGTCACTTACCGATCCTGAATTTGACCTTTCGGATCGCGGGGTCGAGGGGCGTGAACCTGCCCCGCCAATTGATGTTTTCCTGACCACGGATCGCGGTGCGTATCGCGCGGGCGAAACCGTCTATGCCACCGCTTTGACCCGTGATGCAGGCGCACAGGCGATTGAGGGCTTACCACTAACTGCCATCGTCAAGCGTCCCGATGGCGTCGAATATTCCCGCACCCTTTCGCAAGGGACCGGCGGCGGTCATGTCTTTGCCCTGCCCATCGCAGGCAGCGCCCCGCGTGGCGTTTGGCGGCTGGAATTGCGCGCCGATCTGGACGCCGCACCCCTGACCGCCAAGACCTTCCTCGTTGAGGACTTCCTGCCCGAGCGCATTGATTTCACACTAACATTACCCGAAACACCGCTGCGACTGGGTGACAGACCGAACCTGACGGTAAAGGCCGATTACCTCTTTGGCGCACCGGGTGCAGATCTGGCGATCGAAGGCGATGTAATTTTGCGCGCAGCCAAGGGGCTTGCTGCCTTTCCCGGCTACCGCTTCGGGCTAGAGGATGAGCCGTTTCAAACCCGCATGGACGGCTTTGGCGGCCAGACCACCGATAGCGACGGCCACGCCACAATCGCGCTGCCCCTGCCTGAAGTCGACGACCCTGCCCGCCCTCTGGAAGTAACAGTCGTCACCCGTATCGCCGAAGGGTCAGGCCGCCCGGTAGAGCGCCGCGTGACCCGCGCCTTGCAACCCTCGGCCGCGATGATCGGCGTAAAACCCATGTTTGAGGATGTGGTCCGCGAAGGCAGCGATGCGCAATTCTCGCTTGTTGCGGTGGGGCCGGACGCTACCCCCGTACCAATGACCGTATCTTGGGAATTGTCGCGGATTGAGACGCGTTATCAGTGGTACCAGGAATATGGCAACTGGAACTGGGAGCCCGTAACCCGCCGCACGCGCGTGGCCGAGGGTCGCGCCGATCTGGAAGCAGCAACAGAGATTTCCGCCGCCGTGGAATGGGGCGAGTATGAGCTGACCATCACCCAAACCGATGGTGGCGTGGCGCAAACCTCGACACGGTTTTACGCTGGCTGGTACGCGCCTGCAGATGTGACCTCGACGCCCGATACGTTGGAACTGTCCTTGGACAAACCCGCCTATAAGCCCGGCGAGGAGGCGCAATTGCGCATCGTGCCGCGTGCGGCGGGGACGGCCTTGGTGTCGGTATTGTCGAACCGTCTGGTCACGATGAAAGTGGTGGAGGTGACGGCAGGTGAAAACATCATCCCGATGGAGGTGACCGATGATTGGGGTGCAGGTGTCTATGTCACGGCCTCGGTCTTGCGGCCGATGGATGTGGCGGCAGGGCGCAACCCGGCGCGGGCGATGGGCCTTGCCCATGCCACCATCGACCCCGGCCACAAAGCGCTGGATGCGGTGATCGAGGTGGCCGATGAGGTCGCGCCGCGCGGCCCTCTGGAAGTTGCCGTAAAGCTGGACGGTGTGGCGGCAGGTGAAACCGCCTATGCCACGATTGCCGCTGTGGATGTGGGGATCTTGAACCTGACCTCCTTTGCCTCGCCCGACCCCAAGGGGCATTACTTTGGCCAACGCAAGCTTGGCGTGGGCATCCGCGATGTTTATGGCCGGTTGATTGACGGGCTGAACGGGGCGGCAGGCGTGGTGCGGTCTGGCGGCGATGCGGCGGCCCAAGCGCGGCTAGAGGCCCCGCCTCCGACCGAGGAACTGGTCGCCTATTTCAGCGGGCCGGTGACGGTCGGTGCGGATGGCTATGCCCGTGCGACATTCGATTTGCCCTCCTTTAACGGCACGGTGCGGGTGATGGCGGTTGCTTGGTCCAAAACCGGTGTCGGGCAGGCCGAAGCAGACGTTCTGGTCCGCGATCCGGTGGTTGTGACCGCAAGCCTGCCGCGCTTTATGTCCCCGGGTGACGAAAGCCGGATGCTGCTGGAGATTATGCATGCCAAAGGGCCTGCGGGGCGCATGGGTCTTGATATCACGGCCGAGGGTCTGACTTTGGGCGAAGTGCCCTCGGGGTTCGATCTGGAGGAAGGCGGCAAGGCCACCTTCGCGGTGCCTGTTATGGCGGGGCCGGAGGGCCTGCAAACGGTTTCGGTATCGCTAACAACACCTGACGGCAAGCAACTGACCAAAGCACTAACGATCCCCGTGCAGCGCAATGATCCTGAAATTGCGCGGACCACACGGCTGGAGCTGGCGGCAGGGGCGACCTTCACGCTGGATCAGGCGACCTTTGACGGCTTTGCGCCGGGGTCCGGCCTTGCGACCATGGCGGTGGGGCCAATTGCGCGACTGGATGCGCCGGGGCTGTTGGCGGCGCTGGACCGCTATCCCTATGGCTGCACCGAGCAGGTGACATCCCGCGCGCTGCCGTTGATCTACTTTGACCAAGTAGCGCAGGCGATGCAGTTGAAAGGGGCCGAAGACATCGCGCTCCGTATCACCCAAGCCGTGGAGGAAGTGCTGACCAACCAATCCTCGGAAGGGGGTTTTGGCCTTTGGGGGCCAAGTCAGGGCGATTATTGGCTGGATGCCTATGTCACCGATTTCCTAAGCCGCGCAAGGACGCAGGGCCATACGGTGCCCGATCGCGCCTTCCGTTCGGCCTTGGATAACCTGCGCAACCGCGTGAATTACACCGCCGATTTCGATGAAGGCGGCGAGGCGCTTGCCTATGCGTTGATGGTGCTGGCGCGTGAAGGGGCGGCGGCCATCGGGGATTTGCGTTACTATGCCGATGTAAAAGCCGATGCCTTTGCCACGCCAATCGCGCAGGCCCAGCTTGGGGCAGCGCTTGCCAGTTATGGCGATCAGCGGCGCGCCGATATGATGTTCTCGCGGGCCGGCGCACAGATTGCGTCCTATCAATCGCTGGATGATGCGCAGGTTTACCGCATCGATTACGGCACTCGTCGACGCGATGTGGCAGCCGTGCTGACGCTGGCCGTCGAGGCCGGATCAGAGGTGCTGGATACAGAGGCCCTCGCCGTGGCGCTTCGCCCCGACGGGCGCAATCTTTCCACGCAAGAGGCAACATGGACTTTGCTTGCCGCCAATGCCCTGATCGACGGACCCGGCGCGGATGGTATCACCCTTAACGGCCAGCCGGTGGATGGCCCGCTGGTGCGCGTGCTGAAAACCGGTTCGGAACCCGTAGCCGTCACCAACGGGTCGGGAAAACCCGCCACCCTGACCCTCACCGCTTATGGTGTGCCAGAGGTGCCGGGGCCGGCGGCGGGCAACGGTTATGCCATCACCCGCAACTATTTCACGATGGAGGGCGCGCCCGTTTCGCTGCAATCGGGTGTTGCGGCGGGCGACCGAATGGTTGTGGTGCTAGAGGTCATTCCTTTCGGCAAGGCCGAGGCGCGCTTGATGGTCGCAGACCCGCTGCCCGCCGGGTTTGAGATTGATAACCCCAACCTTTTGCGCGGCGGTGATGTCGGCGGGCTGGATTGGCTGGACGTGCAAAATGAGGCTGAACATACCGAATTCCGGCAAGATCGCTTTATCTCTCAGGTCGATTGGCAGGGGCAAAACGCGATGCGGCTGGCCTATGTCGTGCGCGCGGTATCGCCCGGCAGCTTCCACCACCCCGCAGCCTCGGTCGAGGATATGTACCGCCCCGACTACCGCGCCCAAACTGCAGCGGGCCGTGTGATGATCACGCAATGA
- the pbpC gene encoding penicillin-binding protein 1C: MTGRLFALALALWLGAVARDAGDAWIDATVLPDLGVETSVEVLARDGRLLRAYTVADGRWRMAVDAVDPRFAAMLIAYEDKRFHSHSGVDIRAALRAVAQAVRHGQVVSGGSTLTMQVARLLEDSGTGQLAGKLRQVRLALALEQHLSKQQILQLYYLIAPYGGNLEGVRAASLAYFGKEPTRLTPAQSALLVALPQAPEARRPDRAPDTATLARDKVLTRLAAAGVIAPDQAQAARREAVPTLRKAFPALAPHLADRVVRAAPDTALHRTTIDAALQSRIESLAAEAVAAHGDRLQVAIVVADHRTAEVLASVGSAAYRADLRQGFVDMTRAYRSPGSTLKPLVYALAFDEGLAHPETLIEDRPMDFGGYAPQNFDKIFRGMVRVREALQLSLNLPVVALTDALGPAKLMSALRRAGVDARLRGKPGLAVALGGVGVTLEDMVGLYAMIARGGVARPLRVTGAGADGARVMSRVAAWQVADILSGMAPPVGAPVNRLAYKTGTSYGHRDAWAIGFDGAHVVGVWMGRADGTPVPGVFGGDLAAPVLFQAFARIKRDLTPLPSPPASALMVGNAALPQPLRQFRSRNAVFAAVDAPVVAFPPDGAEVELMEDGLLLRVQGGVGPFTWLVDGRPVVVAERSRASVVQVTGPGFVAVSVIDGTGQSAQAHVRLR; the protein is encoded by the coding sequence ATGACGGGCAGGCTTTTCGCGCTGGCCCTTGCGCTTTGGCTGGGGGCCGTGGCGCGTGATGCGGGGGATGCGTGGATTGACGCGACCGTGCTGCCCGATCTGGGCGTGGAGACTTCGGTAGAGGTGCTGGCCCGCGACGGCCGTTTGCTGCGCGCCTATACGGTTGCAGACGGTCGTTGGCGGATGGCTGTGGATGCGGTGGACCCGCGCTTTGCCGCGATGTTGATTGCCTATGAGGACAAGCGGTTTCACAGCCATTCCGGCGTCGATATCCGGGCGGCGTTGCGCGCGGTCGCGCAGGCGGTCCGGCACGGGCAGGTGGTCTCGGGCGGGTCCACGCTGACGATGCAAGTCGCGCGGTTGCTTGAGGACAGCGGTACGGGCCAACTGGCGGGCAAGCTGCGCCAAGTGCGGCTGGCGCTGGCGCTTGAACAGCACCTAAGCAAACAGCAGATCTTGCAGCTTTACTATCTGATTGCGCCTTACGGTGGCAATCTGGAGGGGGTGCGGGCGGCATCACTTGCTTATTTCGGCAAGGAACCGACGCGGTTGACCCCCGCCCAATCGGCGCTGTTGGTCGCCCTGCCCCAAGCGCCCGAGGCGCGCCGGCCAGACCGCGCGCCTGATACCGCGACACTGGCACGCGACAAGGTGCTGACGCGGCTGGCAGCGGCAGGGGTAATTGCCCCCGATCAAGCACAGGCCGCGCGGCGCGAGGCTGTCCCGACCCTGCGCAAGGCTTTTCCAGCCCTCGCCCCGCATCTGGCAGATCGGGTGGTGCGCGCGGCACCCGATACCGCCCTGCACCGCACCACGATTGATGCTGCCCTCCAATCGCGGATTGAAAGCTTGGCAGCCGAGGCGGTGGCGGCCCATGGCGACCGCTTGCAAGTGGCGATTGTGGTGGCCGATCACCGCACGGCTGAGGTGTTGGCAAGCGTTGGATCAGCGGCCTACCGCGCCGATCTGCGGCAAGGGTTTGTCGATATGACGCGGGCGTATCGCAGCCCCGGATCCACCCTAAAACCTTTGGTTTATGCGCTGGCTTTTGACGAAGGCTTGGCCCATCCCGAAACATTGATTGAGGACAGGCCGATGGATTTCGGCGGCTATGCACCCCAAAATTTCGACAAGATCTTTCGCGGTATGGTGCGAGTGCGCGAGGCGTTGCAGCTGTCACTTAACCTGCCGGTGGTGGCGCTGACGGATGCGCTTGGTCCCGCCAAGCTGATGTCGGCTTTGCGCCGTGCAGGGGTGGATGCGCGACTGCGCGGCAAACCGGGGCTTGCGGTGGCGCTTGGCGGGGTGGGCGTAACGCTAGAGGATATGGTCGGGCTTTACGCCATGATTGCGCGGGGCGGTGTGGCGCGGCCCTTGCGGGTAACCGGTGCGGGTGCGGATGGCGCGCGGGTAATGTCGCGCGTGGCGGCGTGGCAAGTGGCGGATATACTGTCGGGGATGGCACCGCCCGTCGGCGCGCCGGTCAATCGCTTGGCCTATAAGACCGGCACCAGCTATGGCCACCGCGATGCTTGGGCAATCGGCTTTGACGGCGCGCATGTGGTGGGCGTCTGGATGGGGCGGGCGGATGGAACGCCTGTGCCGGGCGTCTTTGGCGGCGATCTGGCCGCTCCCGTGCTGTTTCAGGCGTTTGCGCGGATCAAGCGCGATCTGACCCCCCTGCCCTCGCCGCCCGCCTCTGCCTTGATGGTTGGCAATGCCGCCCTGCCACAGCCGCTACGACAGTTCCGGTCGCGCAATGCGGTCTTTGCGGCGGTGGATGCGCCCGTGGTGGCTTTCCCGCCCGATGGTGCCGAGGTGGAGCTGATGGAGGATGGCCTGCTGTTGCGCGTGCAAGGGGGCGTGGGGCCGTTCACATGGCTTGTCGACGGGCGACCTGTTGTTGTTGCGGAACGTTCCCGCGCGTCGGTGGTGCAGGTGACGGGGCCGGGGTTTGTCGCAGTTTCCGTCATTGATGGCACGGGGCAATCGGCACAGGCACACGTCAGGTTGCGCTGA